AGAGAGAGGTAAAGTACGCATTACTTGGGTAGCCTGTCACAGACCCGGAGGAGAGTGGGGAAGGTGTGCGGGCTGGAGGAGGGATATTCATAACACGTGCGTGCCTAGGggtgtgcggagagagagagagagagagagagagagagagagagagagagagagagagagagagagagagagagagagagagagagagagagagagagaggtttctaaTCCCGGTTCGTCAAAGGCGTTGCGCACGACCCGACACATGATGAGGACTCGGagccacaagggggggggggggtgaagctaAGGgggtttagggaaaaaaaaaaagtgaataagtctgggaagggtgtgggaggggaagaggaatggAAATCAACAGATGGCGTTAGTAGTTGAAAGACAGGAAGTGAAGAAGAAGCATGAGATCGAATACGGCGTATGATGTATTACAGGATTGTAGTATATACTAAAGGAATGATGTAGAATAGGTTACAGGATTGTAGTATATACTAAAGGAATGATGTAGAATAGGTTACAGGATTGTAGTATATACTAAAGGAATGATGTAAAATAGGTTACAGGATAGTAGTATATACTAAACGAATGATTTAAAATAGGTTACAGGAGTGTAGCATATACTAAAGGAATGATGTAAAATAGGTTACAGGACTGGAGTATATACTAAAGGAATGATGTAAAATAGGTTACAGGATTATATATACTAAAGGAATGATGTAAAATAGGTTATAGGATTGTAGTATATACTAAAGGAATGATGTAGAATAGGTTACATGATTGTAGTATATACTAAAGGAATGATGTGAAATAGGATACAGGATTGTAGTATATACTAAAGGAATGACGTAAAATAGGttacaggattatatatatactaaaggaaTGATGTAAAATAGGTTACAGGATTGTAGTATATACAGAAGGAATGATGTAAAATAGGTTACAGGATTGTAGTATATACTAAAGGAATGATGTAAAATAGATTACAGGATTGTAGTATATACTAAAGGaatgatttgaaaaagaaaacgatcatAGTTTGCACAAAATTACAGGGTATAAACCCAGACATAGAATATTATAGAAGGAATTGACAAGCGATAGAAAATATATAACACAAGAAGAgtctaaggagaaaaaaaaaattaaatctcaTGTATTATGAAATAGACGAAGCGGATATAAATATATGTGCGTGATGGAGATGAATTAAGGTTGCTGTGAATTAATCTAAAAACGCGATAtttttcttttgaagaaaaaattatatagtgATTATATAATCGAAAACCATTGAAGAAACGATTTAGCAAAGAATTGATGAagggatgaggaggtggaggataatAATTGGTGCAAGAGATACACAGGCAAGAACTACAATGAGGGTCATTATGAGGAACAATGTGGGTGATTATGAGGAACAATGAGGGTAATTATGAGGAACATTGTAGGTGATTATGAGGAACAATGTGGGTGATTATGAGGAACAATGTGGGTGATTATGAGGAACAATGTAGGTGATTATGAGGAACAATGTAGGTGATTATGAGGAACAGTGAGGGTGATTATGAGGAACAATGTGGGTGATTATGAGGAACAGTGAGGGTGATTATGAGGAACAATGTGGGTGATTATGAGGAACAGTGAGGGTGATTATGAGGAACATTGTAGGTGATCATGAGGAACATTGTAGGTGATTATGAGGAACAGTGAGGGTGATTATGAGGAAGAATGAGGGTGATTATGAGGAACAATGTAGGTGATTATGAGGAACAGTGAGGGTGATTATGAGGAACAATGTGGGTGATTATGAGGAACAGTGAGGGTGATTATGAGGAACAATGTGGGTGATTATGAGGAACAATGAGGGTGATTATGAGGAACAATGAGGGTGATTATGAGGAACAATGTGGGTGATTATGAGGAACAATGAGGGTGATTATGAGGAACATTGTAGGTGATTATGAGGAACAATGTGGGTGATTATGAGGAACATTGTAGGTGATTATGAGGAACAATGTGGGTGATTATGAGGAACAGTGAGGGTGATTATGAGGAACAATGTGGGTGATTATGAGGAACAATGAGGGTGATTATGAGGAACATTGTAGGTGATTATGAGGAACAATGAGGGTGATTATGAGGAACAGTGAGGGTGATTATGAGGAACAATGAGGGTGATTATGAGGAACAATGAGGGTGATTATGAGGAACATTGTAGGTGATTATGAGGAACAATGAGGGTGATTATGAGGAACAGTGAGGGTGATTATGAGGAACAATGAGGGTGATTATGAGGAACAATGAGGGTGATTATGAGGAACATTGTAGGTGATTATGAGGAACAATGTGGGTGATTATGAGGAACAGTGAGGGTGATTATGAGGAACAATGAGGGGTCATTATGAGGAACAATGAGGGTGATCATGAGGAAAAaaaactagagaatgagtgatgattgAGACATGACTCATAGGAAGCTAACTTATCTAACCTTGAGCTTTGTGAAATAGTAATGGTGGCAACGattataccactactactactactactactactactactactactactactactactactactactactactactactactactactacactactactattaccaccaccactactactactactacactactactactactactactactactactactactactactaccactactactactactactactactactactactacactactactattaccaccaccactactactactactacactactactactactactactactactactactactactactactactactactaccaccaccaccactactactactactactactactactactactactactactactactactactactactactactactaccaccactactactactactactactactactactactactactacactactactactaccactactactactacactactactactactactactactactactactactgctactactactactactactactactactacactactactactactactacactactactactactactactactgctactactactattactactactactactactactactgctactactactactactactactactactactactactactacactactactactactactactactgctactactactactactactactactactactactactagtaatgatgataataattacacaTTAGGGAACAAAGCTTCTACATATGATTACAGAAACGGAAGATTATTGGCCCTTGCATTATAGAGAGACCTCGGGGCTAGGTTATAGGAACATGAATTTACCGGATTCGCTTTATAGATGGGAGCATTATTACACGAGCCACCATTAATTGTCCTAAATGCTTCCTCGCAGAAAAGTTTATAGGAATGTTATAGAAATTAGTTcatggggatgggggtgggttagtAATGAGACTGAAGCGagaaatataaaaggaaaaatgcACTAGACTGGACAAAATGATgtaaggtgactatatatatatatatatatatatatatatatatatatatatatatatatatatatatatatatatatatatcatcaatcaacaactaataatattataataatgatatcataatGCCCTTTTTTAAGAGAAAATTATTCATCTcgttatgaaaagaaatatctaaaagaaatagaaatactgAAGATAGATATGGTAACAtcaagaagtattttttttttttaactaataaTGTAGGAAAAcatgggaaagaaaatgaagcatCCTTTCCTTCTATATAAATGAATTATGCGAATCGTCCACCTTCACAACAGGTGGACACGCTTGCTTGGACTCATGAGGACTGGACGGGCACGCTGGGTTGAGGTACAACAGCATCCTCAACGGGTGTCTTGTGATGACTACTTGACTGGTTTGGCAAGCTGGTGAGGAGTACGTTTGATGGGTGTAGGTTCAGCGGAGACAGGTGATGCTGGAGGGGTGGTTGGCTGTCTCGTCAGCACAGGTTTCTTGAGAAGCTTCCTTGTTCGTGCAGCCAAACACCTTTTTATGGTGCACCGCAACAGTTTGAGAATGTTCCTCAATCTGGGTCGATCACTGGGATGCTGAGACATGGCCTGTGCCACAGTAGTGGCCAAGCGTGAGCGGCGATTCCGGTAAACTTTCTTGAAGATCTCACGCAGGAGGTAGGCATACGAGTAGACGTCCGATGCCCTGGTGCTGGGTCGGCCACACCTGACCTCAGGTGCCATCCATCGGCATCTACCGGAAGTGATGTTGAGGTCCAGGCTGCAATGTTTGAAGCAGGCCATCCCCAGGTCGATGATGCTCACCTCGGGATCCTGAGGGGTGCCTCCAACCATCACATTATTACTCTTCAGGTCGTTATGTATAACCCATTTCTTGTGCAGCTTCTGAAGTCCCTCTCCAACCAAGAGGCccagctgcaggaggtcaaaGCCACGGTCAGGATCGTTGTCGATCAAGACGTCCTGGAGAGTCATTCGGCCCAAGTACGACATGACGATGGAGGGTGGGTTTTGACATATAGCATACACCCTGGGGACACCTCCGGCTCCTTTGACGTAAGCCATGCAGCTGGCCTCAATCATGAAAGCACAGCTCTGAGATTGGTGGGAGACTTTCAACACAGCTGTCCCGTCCTTCCATGGCACAAGATATGCAGTCCCGTTTCCCCCACTTCCCAGAATCTCCAAAGCTTGGGCAGTGAGAGAGGCCACGTCTTTACGGTGAAGTATGATCATTATGGTGTTGTCTTCTTTCGTGTTTTGATTGATGAAAGACACCTTTATATCCCAGAAGCTTAATATAGGTGGGTACCTCACAAACCCAGAAATAAACTTAACCCCATGGTGTCAAGTAATGAAGAtaagggatcatatatatatatatatatattttttttttttttttttttttttatactttgtcgctgtctcccgcgtttgcgaggtagcgcaaggaaacagacgaaagaaatggcccaaccccccccccccccccatacacatgtacatacacacgtccacacacgcaaatatacatacctacacagctttccatggtttaccccagacgcttcacatgccttgattcaatccactgacagcacgtcaacccctgtataccacatgactccaattcactctattccttgccctcctttcaccctcctgcatgttcaggccccgatcacacaaaatctttttcactccatctttccacctccaatttggtctccctcttctcctcgttccctccacctccgacacatatatcctcttggtcaatctctcctcactcattctctccatgtgcccaaaccatttcaaaacaccctcttctgctctctcaaccacgctctttttatttccacacatctctcttacccttacgttacttactcgatcaaaccacctcacaccacacattgtcctcaaacatctcatttccagcacatccatcctcctgcgcacatctctatccatagcccacgcctcgcaaccatacaacattgttggaaccactattccctcaaacatacccatttttgctttccgagataatgttctcgacttccacacatttttcaaggctcccaaaattttcgccccctcccccaccctatgatccacttccgcttccatggttccatccgctgacagatccactcccagatatctaaaacacttcacttcctccagtttttctccattcaaactcacctcccaattgacttgaccctcacccctactgtacctaataaccttgctcttattcacatttactctcaactttcttcttccacacactttaccaaactcagtcaccagcttctgcagtttctcacatgaatcagccaccagcgctgtatcatcagcgaacaacaactgactcacttcccaagctctctcatccccaacagacttcatacttgcccctctttccaggactcttgcatttacctcccttacaaccccatccataaacaaattaaacaaccatggagacatcacacacccctgccgcaaacctacattcactgagaaccaatcactttcctctcttcctacacgtacacatgccttacatcctcgataaaaacttttcactgcttctaacaacttgcctcccacaccatatattcttaataccttccacagagcatctctatcaactctatcatatgccttctccagatccataaatgctacatacaaatccatttgcttttctaagtatttctcacatacattcttcaaagcaaacacctgatccacacatcctctaccacttctgaaaccgcactgctcttccccaatctgatgctctgtacatgccttcaccctctcaatcaataccctcccatataatttaccaggaatactcaacaaacttatacctctgtaatttgagcactcactcttatcccctttgcctttgtacaatggcactatgcacgcattccgccaatcctcaggcacctcaccatgagtcatacatacattaaataaccttaccaaccagtcaacaatacagtcacccccttttttgataaattccactgcaataccatccaaacctgctgccttgccggctttcatcttccgcaaagcttttactacctcttctctgtttaccaaatcattttccctaaccctctcactttgcacaccacctcgaccaaaacaccctatatctgccactctgtcatcagacacattcaacaaaccttcaaaatactcattccatctccttctcacatcaccgctacttgttatcacctccccatttgcgcccttcactgaagttcccatttgctcccttgtcttacgcaccctatttacctccttccagaacatctttttattctccctaaaatttactgatagtctctctgTGATAAATAGATTATTGTATACACGACCAGATTTATTAGGGAAAAACCATTAATATCTTTGGTTTATTCACCGGGGAAAAGAGTTGCCCAGGAAAAGGCCGTAAAACTGTGGCAGAGAGAAACGCACGGAACCGGTAAAtcagagagggggtgggggagatttCCGGGGCGAGGCAAGATGAGTTAGCTTACAAAACTCCTTGTGGCACAAGAGCCATCAGAGCCATCAGAACCCTGtcgtctccccctcacccccaccaccaccgtccaaaGAAAACGGACGATGTGCTGTGATGGAATAgttggaaggggggtgggggacttTTATTTTAGGGGGAAAGAGAATAATGCTTGGACGAGCTGTAGGAACTGTTAGCGCTTGCGATCGACACAAAAAGGGAAGTTGAAGGATTCTTCGAACGGGGGCTTCCCCCTGGCTCCGGTGAAGAGGGCAGGGACACTGCGAAGGCCTAGAGAGGACCAGGAAGGAttaagagaaggaggaagaagaagaagaaggctaaGAGCTTGTACAGccaagaggagggggggatttttgGTTGGTTTAGCTGTTGGCCCTCAAGAGACCCAGGAAGTGATTGCGGGTAAGGTTAGGTCATTGGATAGGGCCGACGGTGgataggagaggaggtgggggggggggggaacactgaTGACGGATAGGCCTCGggggacggacggatggacggacggacggaagctTGGGACAGCTGAAGGATGGATGAGGACATGATGCAAGCACCTGGGGGTTCGATGGACAGAAGATGGAGATGGCCGAGGCCCgattaggcagagagagagagagagagagagagagagagagagagagagagagagagagagagagactgtggatgGACAGGAGATAGCAGAGGTGCTTAAGGTCAAATGGACAGAAGACAGTATAGATAGATTCACTAACTCGTATCTACGCAAGAAACGCTTTAGGAAGACGCTGAAACAAGGGAATGACAAGACATAAACATTTATGTTAATTGTTCATGTATtcttaaccacaccaccacaaccccactgctgtctcaaccacaccaccacaaccccactactgtctcaaccacaccaccacaaccccactactgtctcaaccacaccaccacaacccaaccactgtctcaatcacaccaccacaaccccactactgtctcaaccacaccaccataaccccactactgtctcaaccacaccaccacaacctcactactatctcaaccacaccaccacaacccaaccactgtctcaaccacgccaccacaacccaaccactgtctcaaccacgccaccacaaccccactactgtctcaaccacaccaccataaccccaCTACTGTCTCAACCACGCCAACACAACCCCACTActgtctcaaccacaccaccacaacccaaccacattctcacctacaccaccacaaccccactactgtctcaaccacaccaccacaacctcactactatctcaaccacaccaccacaacccaaccactgtCTCAACCACGCCAACACAACCCCACTActgtctcaaccacaccaccataaccccactactgtctcaaccacaccaccacaacccaaccagtctcaatcacacctccacaaccccactactgtctcaaccacaccaccataaccccactactgtctcaaccacaccaccacaacctcactactatctcaaccacaccaccacaacccaaccactgtctcaaccacgccaccacaacccaaccactgtctcaaccacgccaccacaacctcactactgtctcaaccacaccaccacaacccaaccactgtctcaatcacaccaccacaaccccactactgtctcacccacaccacaacaacccaaccacagtctcacctacccaccacaacccaacttactctctcaaccacgccacaacaacccaaccacagtctcacctacccaccacaacccaacttactctctcaaccacgccaaccacaacccagccaccaagACACCCGggccacgaccacaaccacgtTACCCCACCATGTTTACAACCCCAGCCAAACCCCGTTGTCTCACGGCCACCATCACCTACATATAACCTTGACAGGCCCCACTTACCAACCCCCGCTAATGTACACAGCCGGGTAAATGCATGATCCGGGAGTGGGGCAGTTAATGTAtgatgaaacagagagagagagagagtcagcagtGAGTGGGTTTGTGTGAAGGAAGCTGGATGTATGATgaagcagatagatagatagatagatagatagagagagagagagagagagagagagagagagagagagagagagagagagagagagagagagagagagagagagtcagcagtGAGTGGGTTTGTGTGAAGGAAGCTGGATGTATGATgaagcagatagatagatagatagatagatagagag
This window of the Panulirus ornatus isolate Po-2019 chromosome 17, ASM3632096v1, whole genome shotgun sequence genome carries:
- the LOC139754840 gene encoding uncharacterized protein; its protein translation is MIILHRKDVASLTAQALEILGSGGNGTAYLVPWKDGTAVLKVSHQSQSCAFMIEASCMAYVKGAGGVPRVYAICQNPPSIVMSYLGRMTLQDVLIDNDPDRGFDLLQLGLLVGEGLQKLHKKWVIHNDLKSNNVMVGGTPQDPEVSIIDLGMACFKHCSLDLNITSGRCRWMAPEVRCGRPSTRASDVYSYAYLLREIFKKVYRNRRSRLATTVAQAMSQHPSDRPRLRNILKLLRCTIKRCLAARTRKLLKKPVLTRQPTTPPASPVSAEPTPIKRTPHQLAKPVK